One segment of Metallosphaera cuprina Ar-4 DNA contains the following:
- the upsX gene encoding protein UpsX — MDLPKIDQTLPLFIPDGVESFIYKSGDSFYVLTSALVQPIIRVFPSLLIRGEVWMIQRGNTIIEIESGKEKTLNCVKKECLESQDLQFVTVKDNVMPVISKRDMFLYNGEHFSTFKRRVNISYLHRKDKTVVFTNNNEYFFDNVTDVGITRAGVSLIREGYTELITPLGDKIIRKIEGKIAFINSSDVIYQDKENRIWLNDNLLGFCNSNFDILAKGHGWVVGLCGTSARYYFHGNWIELANNVDGLKSDASENFIGLVTLNESKIFDLDLRQRYSIIGGTLGIGSRKMVLIAKNKLFILDIGEFYKIRINVNKEENLISLTYPSGYSIKKNDLLATTCKITHDGIVEENLEYLGHKSEEEIIVQSDIGEQKILLSFNRSPIEGQMTGIIYIAEGNGKAKSGRGNAVLVGEFILKQKVRSRLRLNITIADQTKSIDINDIKTTIRETFNIVYRNSDIFPVYYELTYQNRTISRGYSTSRVVIKNVPKMKRRIKINRGHVLVDIERAEDELFIWDTVRVRPTYKQPINFIQQYSEKNLLNNKISFYLDKNGTIKLKLGQFLKKLDVWIEGNYIHVIPHVTLDSIIQVYYATYVYTGLPEHIIFPLDPVYSKIIVKIFIGDVEIQKMFTIDSLKLCLKVALQTINELASKLKNIGLE, encoded by the coding sequence ATGGATCTCCCTAAAATAGATCAGACATTACCCTTATTTATACCAGACGGAGTGGAGAGCTTCATATACAAATCGGGGGATAGTTTCTACGTTCTAACTTCAGCGCTAGTACAGCCGATTATTCGAGTCTTTCCTTCGTTATTAATTCGGGGTGAGGTTTGGATGATACAACGAGGTAATACTATAATAGAAATAGAAAGCGGAAAAGAGAAAACTCTGAACTGTGTAAAAAAGGAGTGCTTAGAATCGCAGGATCTTCAATTCGTCACAGTTAAAGACAATGTAATGCCTGTTATTAGCAAAAGGGATATGTTTCTATACAACGGAGAACATTTCTCAACTTTTAAGAGAAGAGTAAATATCTCTTATTTACATAGAAAAGATAAAACTGTAGTATTTACCAATAATAACGAATATTTTTTCGACAATGTAACCGATGTTGGTATCACTAGGGCAGGTGTGTCTCTCATAAGGGAGGGATATACTGAACTTATAACTCCTCTAGGAGACAAGATAATAAGGAAAATTGAGGGTAAAATCGCATTTATAAATTCTAGCGATGTAATTTATCAGGATAAAGAGAATAGAATATGGTTAAATGATAATTTATTAGGATTTTGTAATTCAAATTTTGATATATTAGCAAAAGGACATGGGTGGGTCGTGGGATTGTGCGGAACGTCAGCAAGATATTACTTTCATGGCAATTGGATAGAACTAGCTAATAACGTGGATGGTCTGAAAAGCGATGCCAGTGAAAACTTCATAGGGTTGGTAACATTAAACGAATCTAAGATCTTTGACTTAGATTTAAGGCAAAGATATTCCATTATAGGCGGAACTTTGGGTATAGGATCTAGAAAAATGGTATTAATAGCAAAGAATAAACTATTTATTCTAGATATTGGTGAATTTTATAAAATAAGGATTAACGTAAATAAAGAAGAGAATCTTATCTCCTTAACTTATCCCAGCGGATATTCGATAAAAAAGAACGATCTGTTAGCAACGACATGTAAAATAACACATGATGGCATAGTGGAAGAGAACTTGGAATATCTCGGCCATAAAAGTGAAGAGGAGATAATTGTCCAGTCTGACATTGGGGAACAAAAAATATTGTTAAGCTTTAACCGCTCTCCTATAGAAGGTCAGATGACAGGTATTATCTATATCGCTGAGGGAAATGGCAAAGCGAAGTCCGGACGTGGAAACGCAGTTCTAGTTGGCGAGTTCATCCTTAAACAAAAAGTTAGATCTCGATTAAGACTCAACATTACTATAGCAGATCAAACTAAAAGTATTGATATAAATGATATAAAAACGACTATAAGGGAGACATTTAACATAGTATATAGGAACTCAGATATATTTCCCGTTTATTATGAGTTAACGTACCAGAACAGGACAATTTCAAGAGGGTATTCAACTTCGAGAGTAGTTATCAAAAACGTTCCTAAAATGAAAAGGAGGATTAAGATAAATAGGGGACACGTTTTAGTAGATATTGAAAGAGCTGAAGATGAGTTATTCATTTGGGATACTGTGAGAGTGAGACCAACTTACAAACAGCCAATAAATTTTATCCAACAGTACAGTGAAAAAAACCTTTTAAATAATAAAATTTCGTTTTATTTAGATAAAAATGGTACTATCAAATTAAAGCTAGGCCAATTTTTAAAAAAATTGGACGTTTGGATCGAAGGAAATTACATTCACGTTATTCCTCACGTTACTCTAGATAGTATAATACAAGTTTATTACGCCACATACGTATATACTGGTCTTCCTGAGCATATAATTTTCCCACTAGATCCTGTATATAGTAAAATAATTGTTAAAATTTTCATAGGAGATGTTGAAATACAGAAGATGTTTACGATAGACTCGTTAAAGCTATGTTTAAAAGTGGCACTCCAGACTATAAACGAACTCGCATCTAAACTGAAAAATATCGGCCTAGAGTGA
- a CDS encoding cobalt-precorrin-7 (C(5))-methyltransferase — translation MEDLKKRENSWPRIIGAGPGSPQYFTLNLINSLARANKVFAAERILNVIRPYTKAELIKLEEDKQFYSMIKNIREEEGTYVLSTGDPMIAGLGPFFVNSLIEPGISSVQKCASLIHEPLTNSVILSTRYGKNYEKIKPVLELGLRVYLLPEPQLNIGTIMRKLATLIKPTSNVAICMNLTLHDQRTYSGTINEFTELKDNGLKIIFIRPPSL, via the coding sequence TTGGAAGATCTGAAGAAGCGGGAAAATTCTTGGCCTAGAATAATAGGTGCAGGACCTGGTAGCCCTCAATATTTCACGTTGAACCTAATAAACAGTTTAGCCAGAGCGAATAAGGTGTTTGCAGCAGAACGAATCCTTAATGTGATAAGACCTTATACTAAAGCTGAATTAATAAAATTAGAGGAAGATAAGCAATTTTATTCTATGATCAAAAATATAAGAGAGGAGGAAGGCACATACGTACTTTCTACCGGTGATCCTATGATAGCTGGGTTAGGTCCTTTCTTTGTAAACAGTCTTATTGAGCCCGGGATAAGCTCTGTACAAAAATGCGCCTCGCTGATACATGAGCCACTCACTAACAGCGTTATTTTATCTACAAGATATGGAAAAAATTATGAGAAAATAAAACCTGTACTAGAACTTGGATTAAGGGTGTATCTTTTACCTGAACCACAACTAAATATTGGAACTATAATGAGAAAGTTAGCTACTTTGATCAAACCAACGTCAAACGTGGCGATATGCATGAACCTTACATTGCATGACCAGAGAACATACAGTGGCACGATAAATGAGTTTACTGAATTAAAAGATAACGGCCTAAAAATAATTTTCATCCGCCCCCCAAGTCTTTAA
- the cbiD gene encoding cobalt-precorrin-5B (C(1))-methyltransferase CbiD, which yields MSVRIPLNYEPLSPSLSNAKSARKKIMKMGFTTGTAVSAAAKACAFALKGDLRSAVVVSTPIGLRIEIPLNFVKMDGDWCISSVTKNGGDDPDDTNGMEIIVKMRLNDDIGYITLRGGPGVGKVTSPGLPVKVGEPAINPVPRKQLIENIKEVLGDKFGAEIEVVIPKGYEIAKRTFNPKLGIEGGVSILGTSGVVKPMSLISWFASMVEQLDVVRSFGLDYVVLVPGNIGETSARKKLKVDNRSIVQMAIFTGGMIKASTKRGFKEILLYGHMGKLVKSAIGIWNTHYKYGDGRLETIAAFAAKHGVISTDIERILNSRTTDEALEILKKYDYYSIFNDIANKIAYNSTNLIEGKAKVHCVIINMEGEIVGRSEEAGKFLA from the coding sequence ATGAGCGTTAGGATTCCACTCAATTACGAACCTTTATCTCCATCTCTATCTAACGCTAAATCAGCGAGAAAAAAGATCATGAAAATGGGCTTCACTACAGGTACCGCTGTATCGGCAGCCGCAAAGGCATGCGCTTTCGCACTGAAAGGGGATCTTCGAAGTGCAGTAGTGGTGTCGACACCAATCGGCTTAAGGATAGAGATTCCTCTTAACTTTGTGAAAATGGATGGAGATTGGTGTATCTCGTCCGTGACAAAAAATGGAGGGGACGATCCAGATGATACTAACGGGATGGAGATCATTGTAAAGATGAGACTAAACGATGACATAGGTTATATAACGTTAAGAGGGGGACCTGGTGTTGGAAAAGTTACTAGCCCTGGCCTCCCTGTTAAAGTTGGAGAGCCTGCAATTAATCCAGTACCTAGAAAACAATTAATTGAGAATATAAAAGAAGTACTTGGAGATAAGTTCGGAGCGGAGATAGAAGTAGTTATTCCAAAGGGCTATGAAATTGCAAAGCGTACATTCAATCCTAAGCTCGGTATAGAAGGTGGTGTATCTATCCTAGGAACGAGCGGTGTTGTCAAGCCTATGAGTCTGATCTCGTGGTTCGCCTCGATGGTTGAACAGCTCGACGTAGTTCGTTCTTTCGGCCTGGACTACGTAGTCCTTGTCCCCGGAAATATTGGCGAAACTAGTGCCAGAAAAAAATTGAAAGTTGATAATAGATCCATTGTCCAGATGGCAATATTTACTGGTGGTATGATAAAGGCCTCGACAAAAAGGGGATTTAAGGAGATCTTGCTTTATGGGCATATGGGCAAATTAGTTAAGTCGGCTATAGGAATTTGGAACACTCATTATAAATATGGTGATGGAAGGTTAGAAACTATCGCCGCTTTCGCTGCTAAACATGGAGTAATTAGCACAGATATAGAGAGAATATTGAACTCACGAACCACGGACGAAGCTTTAGAGATATTAAAAAAATATGATTACTATTCTATTTTTAATGATATAGCCAATAAAATAGCATATAATTCTACTAACCTTATTGAAGGAAAAGCTAAGGTTCATTGCGTTATAATTAATATGGAAGGGGAGATAGTTGGAAGATCTGAAGAAGCGGGAAAATTCTTGGCCTAG
- a CDS encoding RsmB/NOP family class I SAM-dependent RNA methyltransferase, giving the protein MNEIVDFLSVVLYYASNGYPLPVAFSKAKAKKKVSGVNYDYLYELSRVLLLNYFGLKGKTNRKKVISFLTGNTKLILPSWMDEQLRYLIDLDNYLKNLVKKKTQWFRVNRILGDEDKVLKSLELQDIEFIRDNDFNYVYKITKGNITKTKEFTENKVILQDKASVAVVEALRPEPGDVVLDMASSPGLKAELIYELTQGEISLVLAEFYMHRLSKEMRLLKELGVNPSSLNFIVQDSTSNSIVRVDKVLIDAPCSSSGTLSDDPTVLITLSTKEKVNLFSRVQKAMLRETFNIRFKKGVYSVCSIFPEEGEMIVEEIKDRLVKTGLPGSTGYPNFSVGNLCTRYFNFIDETDDFFIAKFKGMDDER; this is encoded by the coding sequence TTGAATGAAATTGTTGATTTTCTTTCCGTTGTGCTCTATTACGCTTCGAACGGATACCCATTACCTGTAGCGTTTTCGAAGGCCAAAGCTAAGAAAAAAGTAAGTGGTGTGAATTACGATTATCTATACGAGTTATCCAGAGTATTATTATTAAACTACTTTGGGCTGAAAGGAAAAACTAATAGGAAAAAGGTTATCTCATTTCTCACAGGAAACACTAAACTGATCTTACCAAGTTGGATGGATGAACAGTTAAGATATCTAATTGATTTGGATAATTATTTAAAAAACTTAGTTAAAAAGAAAACTCAATGGTTCAGAGTAAACAGAATATTAGGCGATGAAGACAAAGTGCTTAAGTCTTTAGAACTTCAGGATATTGAGTTTATAAGAGATAATGATTTTAATTATGTCTATAAAATTACTAAAGGCAATATAACTAAGACAAAGGAATTTACGGAAAACAAGGTGATATTACAGGATAAAGCTAGCGTCGCTGTAGTAGAGGCTTTGAGACCTGAACCAGGGGATGTGGTTTTAGATATGGCGTCCTCTCCTGGTCTGAAGGCCGAATTGATCTATGAACTCACCCAGGGCGAAATAAGTTTAGTTTTGGCTGAATTTTATATGCATAGACTATCCAAAGAAATGAGATTGCTTAAAGAGCTAGGGGTAAACCCCTCTTCTCTTAACTTCATTGTCCAAGACTCCACCTCTAACTCCATCGTTAGGGTTGATAAAGTTCTGATAGATGCTCCTTGCTCTTCCTCCGGAACCTTATCTGACGATCCTACAGTCCTTATCACCCTATCCACTAAAGAAAAAGTAAATCTGTTCTCAAGGGTTCAAAAGGCCATGCTAAGAGAGACATTTAATATTCGTTTTAAAAAAGGCGTATATTCTGTATGCTCTATATTTCCTGAGGAAGGAGAAATGATAGTAGAAGAGATCAAGGACAGGCTAGTTAAGACAGGCTTACCTGGATCTACAGGTTATCCTAATTTCTCTGTTGGAAATTTATGTACTAGATATTTTAATTTCATTGATGAAACTGATGATTTCTTTATAGCTAAGTTTAAAGGGATGGACGATGAGCGTTAG
- a CDS encoding precorrin-8X methylmutase: MVYEDNIELEGDRKVRSIVGELLELMEEREAYVISRAIRSTGDLDLVGTIRFSKNALTLGPELVKRGVLVDTRMAKSGIGELAIYRDLKSHSSKYKSIDVVDSWKDEMEGKAVLIGTSPLALMRVLDLAEQGIVPGLVIGVPVGFVNALKAKYRLYRQHKVEYITNISVKGGVGLGVSIVRALMEIE, from the coding sequence ATGGTCTATGAGGATAATATTGAACTGGAAGGAGATAGAAAGGTGAGAAGTATAGTGGGTGAGCTCCTTGAGCTGATGGAGGAGAGAGAGGCATATGTGATTTCAAGGGCTATAAGAAGTACTGGAGATTTAGACTTAGTTGGAACGATTAGGTTTTCAAAGAATGCACTAACGTTAGGCCCGGAGCTAGTGAAAAGGGGCGTTCTGGTAGATACTAGAATGGCGAAATCTGGCATAGGAGAATTGGCGATATACAGGGATCTGAAAAGTCATTCTAGCAAATATAAGTCGATTGATGTGGTGGACTCATGGAAAGATGAGATGGAAGGTAAAGCTGTATTAATTGGTACAAGTCCATTAGCCTTAATGAGAGTATTGGATTTAGCTGAACAGGGAATAGTCCCAGGTCTGGTTATAGGAGTTCCAGTAGGTTTCGTGAATGCGCTTAAAGCCAAGTATAGACTGTACAGGCAACATAAGGTAGAATATATTACCAACATTAGCGTTAAAGGTGGAGTAGGACTAGGCGTTAGCATCGTGAGGGCTTTGATGGAAATTGAATGA
- a CDS encoding FAD/NAD(P)-binding oxidoreductase, which translates to MKERYVDTLIIGSGYAGVNAYYTLKRRGLIISKNKNFIFWTAKLRNIVSRNLKFAAPLPFVEERTVIDLDLQSKIIQTEQEKIYANNLIIAPGCERQNYDKVIKEAMSRSTISLGTVSHFDEYLLLQLGFYLRRLGKDVKVNTSYLSWLGSDVENQVRQLVSRAGLGYTEKPELIIDECTSVHPFTFYTPSRFLELYKNVYVAGDIIKGWPKLGELAMRTGIYVGGRILNKRMEEFKPTFIFILDGGFGEGLHIRSTKPWGGDYVSVKRSRIRPLLKRFIERYYVLRRGKMGFLINL; encoded by the coding sequence ATGAAAGAGAGATATGTAGATACGCTTATCATTGGTAGTGGATACGCTGGAGTTAACGCATACTACACCCTAAAGAGAAGAGGTTTGATAATTTCTAAGAATAAAAACTTTATATTTTGGACAGCCAAACTAAGAAATATAGTTAGCCGTAACTTAAAGTTTGCAGCTCCTCTACCTTTCGTAGAGGAGAGGACAGTTATTGACCTGGATCTTCAATCCAAAATTATTCAAACCGAACAAGAGAAGATTTACGCTAACAACCTGATTATAGCTCCTGGATGTGAAAGACAAAACTATGATAAGGTGATTAAAGAAGCGATGTCCAGATCAACTATTTCTTTAGGAACAGTGAGTCATTTTGACGAATATCTCTTACTTCAACTAGGTTTTTACTTAAGAAGACTGGGGAAAGACGTGAAGGTTAACACTAGTTATCTTAGCTGGTTAGGAAGTGACGTAGAAAATCAGGTTAGACAACTAGTGAGCCGAGCAGGGCTTGGTTACACTGAGAAACCTGAGTTAATAATTGACGAGTGTACTTCTGTTCATCCTTTTACCTTTTATACGCCTTCAAGGTTCTTAGAACTCTACAAGAACGTGTATGTGGCAGGAGACATAATAAAAGGCTGGCCTAAACTCGGGGAGCTGGCTATGAGAACCGGCATCTACGTTGGGGGAAGAATATTGAATAAAAGAATGGAGGAGTTCAAACCTACATTCATCTTCATTCTGGATGGAGGCTTTGGAGAAGGTCTTCACATAAGGTCGACTAAACCGTGGGGCGGTGACTACGTTTCTGTAAAGAGATCTAGGATAAGACCCCTGTTAAAACGGTTTATAGAGAGATATTATGTGCTCAGAAGGGGTAAAATGGGATTTCTAATCAATCTTTGA
- the cimA gene encoding citramalate synthase, whose translation MVKKSIEILDTTLRDGAQAASISFTLREKIRIALLLDDLGVDYIEAGWPGSNPKDYEFFREIKNYSLKNSKIAAFASTRKKDVRPEKDQNLLSILESDVNSAVLFGKSWTLHVKEVLKTTLEDNLMIIADSIEFLKDHGLEVIFDAEHFYQGFKEDPDYALKVVNVAGEAGAKVVALADTNGGTLPHEVMEITKYVAERTRVKLGVHMHNDSGTAVANSLVGVVSGATHVQGTINGIGERTGNADLIQIIPNLAIKMGYKVLKENESLKKLRTVSSVVYELAGLHPNPFQPYVGENAFAHKAGVHADAVMKNTKAYEHIDPTLIGNQRKVIISELSGTSNLINYLEKIGIKIEKKEEKLKRALSIIKELEARGYSFDLAPESALLIVLKELGLYEKFFDLKYWKVINEDKLALAVIKVNSRVEVAEGAGPINAADLALRRCLVKDFPELEKVKLTDYRVILPGEVKNTESVVRVTIEFNDGDRTWRTEGVSTSVIEASVMALTDGFDYYLQLNKKLKPLFLKD comes from the coding sequence GTGGTCAAGAAATCCATAGAAATTCTTGATACAACGCTAAGGGATGGAGCCCAAGCCGCCTCTATATCTTTTACATTAAGAGAGAAAATAAGAATAGCTCTTCTACTAGACGATCTAGGTGTAGACTATATAGAGGCTGGCTGGCCTGGGTCCAATCCCAAAGACTACGAGTTTTTCAGGGAGATAAAGAATTATAGTCTCAAAAATTCTAAAATTGCAGCCTTTGCAAGCACAAGGAAAAAGGATGTAAGACCAGAGAAAGATCAAAACCTCTTGTCGATCCTTGAATCAGACGTTAACTCCGCAGTACTTTTCGGGAAGAGTTGGACTCTTCATGTGAAGGAGGTTCTCAAGACGACATTAGAGGATAACTTAATGATAATAGCTGATAGTATAGAGTTCCTCAAAGATCACGGTTTGGAGGTGATTTTCGATGCCGAACACTTCTATCAAGGATTTAAGGAGGATCCCGACTACGCCCTTAAGGTTGTTAACGTTGCCGGCGAGGCTGGGGCTAAAGTTGTAGCCTTAGCAGATACCAATGGTGGGACTCTCCCTCATGAGGTAATGGAGATAACAAAATACGTAGCCGAAAGAACTCGAGTCAAGCTAGGGGTCCACATGCATAACGACTCAGGAACCGCAGTAGCGAACTCATTAGTTGGGGTTGTTAGCGGTGCAACACACGTTCAGGGTACAATAAACGGAATAGGAGAGAGGACAGGTAACGCTGACCTCATACAGATAATTCCTAATCTCGCAATAAAGATGGGTTATAAGGTCTTAAAGGAAAATGAAAGTTTAAAGAAGTTAAGGACTGTATCATCTGTGGTCTACGAGCTAGCCGGGCTACACCCTAATCCTTTCCAGCCCTATGTAGGGGAGAATGCGTTTGCACATAAGGCCGGAGTTCATGCTGACGCAGTGATGAAAAACACTAAGGCATATGAACATATAGATCCGACACTGATAGGAAACCAGAGAAAAGTTATAATATCTGAGCTATCCGGAACATCGAATTTAATTAATTATCTTGAAAAAATAGGTATTAAAATAGAGAAGAAGGAAGAGAAATTAAAGAGGGCCTTATCCATCATCAAGGAATTGGAAGCTCGGGGCTATAGTTTCGATTTAGCACCTGAGTCCGCGTTACTCATTGTCTTGAAGGAATTGGGCCTCTATGAAAAGTTCTTCGATCTGAAGTATTGGAAAGTTATTAACGAGGACAAGCTAGCTCTAGCTGTAATAAAGGTAAACTCAAGGGTTGAAGTTGCTGAGGGAGCAGGGCCAATTAATGCAGCCGATCTAGCGCTAAGGAGATGCCTTGTGAAGGATTTCCCGGAGCTGGAGAAGGTAAAGCTTACAGACTATCGTGTGATTTTACCAGGTGAGGTCAAAAATACTGAGAGCGTTGTCAGAGTCACGATAGAATTTAATGACGGTGATAGAACTTGGAGGACAGAAGGCGTTTCAACAAGCGTAATTGAGGCGTCTGTTATGGCGCTAACAGATGGGTTTGACTACTATCTACAACTTAATAAGAAATTAAAGCCTCTGTTTCTAAAAGACTAA
- a CDS encoding ABC transporter substrate-binding protein, translated as MKIFNDVLNESIEIEYPPKRIVSLDPAATETLFLLGLEDKVVGTDAFSYRPEGAKRKVKLGSYTHVKYDLLEALNPDIIFTTLGAQKYLGEELAKRGYPVYPLRVSTSVSAILNNVLILGNAIGEFEKSRSLYLELLNKINQLPRFNYRPIIYVELDLGGPITPGFPSHISDGIWLAGGMNLFDGTVDAYVEPKIDALLQREPDFIIYEPKRERPDELTRFMESLERRGLHKLKNLPVFMTRGDFLAHQGPSFITEVMPWINNVISSWLRSRK; from the coding sequence ATGAAGATTTTTAATGACGTTCTGAACGAGTCGATAGAAATAGAGTATCCACCGAAAAGGATTGTAAGCCTTGACCCAGCAGCTACCGAAACCCTCTTCTTGCTTGGTCTGGAAGACAAGGTAGTAGGTACAGACGCGTTTAGTTACAGACCGGAAGGGGCGAAAAGGAAAGTTAAGCTAGGAAGCTACACTCACGTTAAATATGATTTGCTTGAAGCGTTAAACCCGGACATTATCTTCACTACACTAGGTGCTCAGAAGTATTTGGGAGAAGAGTTAGCTAAACGGGGCTATCCGGTTTATCCTCTTAGAGTCTCTACCTCAGTGTCAGCTATCCTCAACAATGTCTTAATCCTTGGAAACGCCATAGGTGAGTTCGAGAAGTCCAGATCTCTTTATTTAGAATTGTTAAACAAAATTAACCAATTACCTCGTTTTAATTATAGACCGATAATTTATGTCGAGCTAGATCTTGGTGGGCCTATAACTCCTGGCTTCCCATCTCACATAAGTGACGGAATTTGGCTAGCTGGAGGGATGAACCTATTTGATGGCACGGTGGACGCTTACGTAGAGCCGAAAATTGATGCGTTGCTACAAAGAGAGCCTGATTTCATAATCTATGAACCTAAAAGGGAAAGACCTGATGAACTTACTCGTTTCATGGAGTCCCTGGAGCGTAGAGGGCTTCACAAATTGAAGAACTTACCAGTGTTCATGACTAGGGGGGACTTCCTAGCACATCAAGGGCCTAGCTTCATTACGGAAGTGATGCCGTGGATTAATAACGTCATTTCCTCTTGGTTAAGATCCAGGAAATAG
- a CDS encoding SAM-dependent methyltransferase — MIKVVGIGAGGDTLTLRAVREIRKAEVIIGYRGYIRQIENFIGPNTKVIETDVDQIELRIRQALSMKERNTVIISSGDPMVFGMGSRLADRADEIIPGITAISLAASILKVPLDNFAVINASTYSSPLPEILSRLNSAINGKFNIGIYNLNPVKRRADALTIEKIVKESANGWTFYIISNAMKSNQSVISGKVQDLDITIVNMNSLLMLRPVVK, encoded by the coding sequence ATGATAAAAGTCGTTGGGATCGGAGCCGGAGGAGATACGCTGACTCTTAGGGCGGTTCGGGAAATTAGAAAGGCTGAGGTGATAATAGGATATAGAGGTTACATTAGGCAAATAGAGAACTTTATCGGTCCTAATACCAAAGTGATAGAAACTGACGTAGATCAGATTGAGTTAAGAATAAGGCAGGCCTTATCGATGAAGGAGAGAAATACCGTAATCATTAGCTCTGGAGATCCAATGGTATTTGGTATGGGTTCCAGACTTGCGGACAGAGCTGATGAAATTATTCCTGGTATCACCGCAATCAGCCTTGCGGCTAGTATCCTTAAAGTTCCCTTAGATAATTTTGCAGTGATCAACGCTAGCACTTATTCTTCACCTTTGCCTGAGATATTATCAAGATTAAATTCTGCAATAAATGGGAAATTCAACATAGGGATCTATAACTTAAACCCTGTTAAGAGGAGGGCTGACGCATTGACCATCGAAAAGATTGTCAAGGAAAGTGCTAATGGATGGACATTTTACATTATATCAAATGCGATGAAAAGCAACCAGTCAGTGATTTCAGGTAAAGTTCAGGACCTGGACATAACAATAGTTAACATGAATTCGCTACTGATGCTCAGACCGGTGGTAAAATGA
- a CDS encoding cobalamin biosynthesis protein: MYVSRIQIISSGSNQLAKSLANSLDELGFFIVRERPEVMIFFYPLGITVRKIAGLIRDKVNDPVVISVTDDGNYVIPVLKEHRGGSIIGGIIADLMGAQLILTSRTSQLGLYSVEEFAWVNGMDIDPKDADKVNVKLVNNGKLKLFLSEKLDIRLMEGFELTNKEEEADLILGERVNDKPTLEPRHLVLGLGYSSGVPFEVLYFSVVNTAKSIHIFERRIDFIAVPEIKLGDERVKKLGNILGASVIYVPMDQLKGRSQSTPSRVAKERFGIEGVCEPSLDALGAKVILKRAKRAYGVVSCLGVK, from the coding sequence TTGTATGTATCCAGGATTCAAATAATCTCCAGTGGAAGTAATCAGTTAGCCAAGTCCTTAGCGAACAGTTTAGACGAACTTGGATTCTTCATAGTGAGAGAAAGACCAGAGGTCATGATTTTCTTTTATCCTTTAGGAATTACGGTAAGGAAGATAGCTGGGCTGATTAGAGATAAGGTGAATGACCCGGTTGTAATAAGCGTAACGGATGATGGCAATTATGTGATACCTGTACTAAAGGAACACAGGGGTGGATCGATAATTGGGGGTATTATAGCAGACCTTATGGGAGCTCAGCTAATATTAACTTCTAGAACGTCACAACTTGGCTTATATAGCGTGGAGGAGTTCGCATGGGTTAATGGTATGGACATCGACCCAAAAGACGCTGATAAAGTAAACGTCAAGCTAGTTAATAATGGTAAACTGAAGCTATTCCTTTCAGAAAAACTTGATATAAGGCTAATGGAAGGATTTGAGCTAACTAACAAAGAAGAGGAGGCTGACCTTATATTAGGAGAGAGAGTAAATGATAAACCTACCCTTGAGCCTAGGCATTTAGTTTTGGGACTAGGATACTCAAGCGGTGTTCCGTTTGAGGTTCTCTATTTCTCAGTAGTAAACACTGCAAAGTCTATACATATCTTCGAAAGAAGGATAGATTTCATAGCTGTCCCAGAGATAAAGTTAGGAGACGAACGAGTAAAAAAACTAGGTAATATTCTAGGAGCGTCAGTTATTTACGTTCCCATGGATCAACTTAAGGGAAGAAGCCAATCCACTCCATCTCGAGTAGCTAAGGAGAGATTTGGCATCGAAGGGGTGTGCGAGCCTTCTTTAGATGCCCTTGGTGCCAAAGTCATTCTTAAAAGAGCTAAAAGAGCATATGGAGTAGTTTCATGCTTGGGAGTTAAATGA